The genomic region GGCGTAATCGGGCGCCTGAAGTTCCTTGGCCTGCTGCTGAATCGAAGCGATTTCCGATTTGAGCTGTTGATGCCTTTCGAGCACGGACTGGTCAAAATATTCCCTGGCTTTTTTAAAGTGCTCCAGGGCATCCTGAAACTTGCCATTGTCCAGAAACTCCTGTCCTCGAGTTTGCGCATCGTCGGCCTGCTGATAATTCGCCCGGCAATGGCGCCCGGCCTCATAATGCTCGGCCATTTGCCGGCTTTCCTGCAACTTGAGCTGAAACGATTGCACCTGTTCGTTGCATTGCTCGGCGATCGCTTGCTGTTGCGCCTGGGTATAGGCTTCGAGCGCCTTGATGTAGTGCTTGCGGGCTTCAAGGTATTGTCCGGCCTGCCAAGCGGAATCGGCCGCTTCGACAAGCCCGTCCGCCTCGGTCCAGGCGTCCCCGGCCCAGGTTCGAAGCGTCTTGAACTTGGCTTTGGCATTGGCCAGTTGCTGTTGCATCACTTCCACCTGATCCCGTGCCGCCAGGATTTCCGTTTCCCGGTGCAAACGGTCGAAGGCGTCCGCGGCTTTGAGATAATATTCCGAAGCCTGCTCGGGTTGATGTTGCGCTTCCCAGTACGCGCCCTGATCCTTCAGTTCCACCGCCTCGGCAAATTCTTCGCTGAAGCGTTGTTCGGCGCCGTTATGTTGAGCCCGATGCCATAATTCCAAGGCCTGCTTTCGCGTTTTCTCCATGTCTCGTTGCTTCTGCCGGTCCAACACCTGCTGCCGGGCCAGTGAATAATTTTCCAGGGCACTACGGAACAGCTCATGGGCTTGTTGAAGGTCTTCGGAGGAATAGGCGGTCTTCGCCTTCTGCTCGATCGCAAACGCTTTTCTGAACAGCGTCGGCGCCAGCTCTCTGGCTTCCACCTTGACCGCCTCTTCATAAGCCTGCCTGACCTGAGAACACAACGTTTCGGTATCTTCCTTCAGCGATTTGTAATAGGCCAGTTCGCGCGCATCCTGATAAACACGGAATGCTTCGCTGAATTTTTCATAAGCTTCTTTATAGGAGGATTTTTCCAGAAACTCTTCGGCTTGAGATTGAAAATCCAATGCGCGGCCATAAAAAGTACGGGCGTTTTCCTTGGCGTTATAGCCGTCCGCTTCCGTTTTGACCGCATGCACCTGCTCCTTGATCTGTTCCGTTTGTTTCTGCAACCGGATCGCGGCCGCCTGCCGGTAAGCCTCGGCAAATAATTCGGCTCCTTGCCGGAAAGCTTCCCGGGCCCCCGGATAATCTTTTTGATTCAGAAAGTCGGCGCCGGCCGATTCCTGCCGGCAACCCTCCAGAAAGACTTCCCTCGTCAGTTGGTCGGCTTCTTCCCGGAGCGCTTTCTCTCTGGCGTCCCGGCAGTCGGTCTGGCTCGACGAAGCAGCGCGCTTTTGCTTTTCGAGCTCGAGCTTCCGAATGTGTTCGTCCAGATCCGTGATATTGTCCGGATTCAGTTCGGGAAGCTGTGCCGGTTCCTTTGTTTCCACGTTCCGCGACCAGCAGACTTCAAGGTCGTTCAAAAATTCGCTCATGTTTTGATAGCGGCCGGCGAGGGATTTGATTATCGATTTTTTGATCAACGTCCGGAATTCGACCGGCGTGCCGGAGCTAAAGACCGGTTCATTTTCCTGATCGCTCAAGACCGACGAAATGATCTGATTTTCATTGAGGCCCGCGAAAAAATGATCTCCCGTATAGGCTTCGTACATGATCATGCCGAGCGCATAAATATCGGCGCTGCCGGTCAACGGTTCGTAAAGCATTTGTTCCCTGGGGCAATAACGGACCGTTCCCAGCATCATTTCGCTCTTCGTCATGTTGGCTTCATCCAGTTCTTTGGCGATCCCGAAGTCCATCAAAACGACTCTTCGGGAATCGTGCTCGAGCATGATGTTGGATGGCTTGATGTCGCGGTGAATGACCGGCGGGTTGTTGCCGTGAGCGAACTGAAGGGCTTGCGCTATTTGACGCGCAATCGAAAGAATTTCCTTCAGGGTGAGAACTTTTTTTTCTTCGAGATAATCCTGCAGCGTCCGTCCCTGAATGAATTCCATGACGAAGTAATGAAACTTGAGCGCATCGTCGTGATCGATGTCGATGACCCGTACAATGTTCGGATGGATCAGTTTGGCCATAACCCGGGCTTCCCGGTAGAAACGGGCCAGCAGATCGGGATGTTTCATCAGCTTGGACGACAGGACTTTCAAGGCCGAGAAATTGCCCAAAGTAACGTGCCGCACTTTGTACACCTCGCCCATGCCGCCTTTGCCTAACAGGCTCTCAACCTCGTATTTATTGGAAATCAACATCGAATGAGCCCAGGTCAATGATTTTAAATCTGTCAGAAGAGCGCCGAACGAAGCTAATCTTTCGTTCGGCGCTTTCAGCCGTTGATTCTAAAAAACGACAAGCGATTCATTTTAATCCTATTCCCGAGACAAAAGAAAGTAAGCAGAAGGTATCCCGTATTTGCCTATCGATACTAAAAGTGCAAGGTCAAGAACCAAACCACTCAAAAAGATCGATCACGTTGCCGGCGTCCAATTCCGGCTGAGGCTCTCCGAGCAGCTTGTAGAGGAGCTTCGGCTTGACCAGCATCGCCTGGGCGATAGCGGCTTTGGACATGCCGCATTGCTGCGCCAGGATTTCCAACCCGTCCCGAAGCAGCTCCGGTTCTTCCGGAGTGAACTCATGATCTTCCCGTTCCTGCAGGGCTTCGCCGTGCCTGCGCAAGGTAATCACTCCGGAACGGTACTGGTCTTCCGAAAATACGCCCAACTGGCGCCCGCGGTATAAAATCGCCGCTTTGGAGACCCGCCAGTTTCGTTTGATGTCGACGATGGCCGCCCAGTTAAGGCGGCTGCCTCTTAACGCTCGCTGGCATTCCTTGATGAAGTAGGCCCTTGGCATCAGAAAAGCGCTGGCGAAACGGTTGGCTTGATTTTCGGTCAGGCGGTCGCCGGTTTGAACACCGATATGGATGGTCAGATGGCCGATTTCATGAGCGACCGCAAACCGGGTGCGGCAAGCCGATTTGCCGTGCGCATTCAGCATAATCACCGGATGACGGGTGGCGAACGAGATCGCGTCGATTTCGTCCGACAGCCCGTCCGTCCTCATCAACACGGCGCCGGCGTGTTCGGCGACGCGGCTCATGTTGGAAATCGGTCCGAGTCCCAGTCCCCAGGCGGAACGGCTCGATTCGGCCGCCTGTTCGATGTCTTCCGGCGTCGCCACTTCTTCATGCAAAAAGCCGTAGCTCGGAAAATGAAGATTTCGGTCGAGAACGGCCACCAGCCGCTTGAACATCTCTCCTTTCGCCCGGGCCACCTGCTTCAGAGCCGTTTTCGTCGTTAATTGTTTGCGAAAATGGCATTGCTCTTCGTAGATTGGCATGGGATCCACCTGCCGGAAAAATTCCGGCAACACGGCGACGGCGTCGGCCAGAGCGTGTTCCAGGGGTTCGGTCGGCGGTTCCAGTCCGGACTCCAGCCGGCTTAGATACTGCTTGGACTTGCCGACCTTTTCCGCTAGATCCTGCAGGGTAAGTCCATGAAATAAACGCGCTAAACGCAAATTTTGGCCAAGAAAGTCCGTTTTCATTGTTCCCCGGATTGCTGTTGAATTTCGGAAGAGGGTTTTTTCGAGGTCACGGCGGGCTTTCCGATTTCCACGACCGGGGGAGTCACCGTCGAACCGGCGCTGTGCAGGGTTCTGACGGCGCCCGATTGCCATTGGCATTTGACGTTGCCGTTGGCATCGAAGCCCACGAAGACGACGTTGGGCTCCAGCTCCGCGAGCAGTCGGCTGTCGATGATAAAGCAGTATCGGCACGGCTGTTCGTGGTCCACTTCATCGAAAAACGACATCTGATAGCGGTTGATGCTCAGAACGGCATCTTTCCTGGGATTTTCGGGGTCGTCGCAACTGAAGCGGCAAGGCACGCCGCCGATTTTGAATACCAGATCGTTGGTGGTATTCATGATCTGCAGCCACGGATAAGTGCCGGACAACGCCAGTTGCTTGATTCGGTTCTTTTGCCGGCCGAACGACGCGCAACCTCGCGTATAATTGTCGTCCGTCTCCGAAGACAGATCGTCAACCGTTCTATAAAATTCTTCCAGCAGGATTTCCGCAACGATCACCAGGCGGTCGTGCGTCAAATCCGGATGGTAATGGACAGGTGGAGGCAGCATGGGAGTATTCCTTTCGTGCAAAAACTGAAATTTGTCAACTTCATATTTGTGCAAATT from Methylosarcina fibrata AML-C10 harbors:
- a CDS encoding helix-turn-helix domain-containing protein; the encoded protein is MKTDFLGQNLRLARLFHGLTLQDLAEKVGKSKQYLSRLESGLEPPTEPLEHALADAVAVLPEFFRQVDPMPIYEEQCHFRKQLTTKTALKQVARAKGEMFKRLVAVLDRNLHFPSYGFLHEEVATPEDIEQAAESSRSAWGLGLGPISNMSRVAEHAGAVLMRTDGLSDEIDAISFATRHPVIMLNAHGKSACRTRFAVAHEIGHLTIHIGVQTGDRLTENQANRFASAFLMPRAYFIKECQRALRGSRLNWAAIVDIKRNWRVSKAAILYRGRQLGVFSEDQYRSGVITLRRHGEALQEREDHEFTPEEPELLRDGLEILAQQCGMSKAAIAQAMLVKPKLLYKLLGEPQPELDAGNVIDLFEWFGS